One genomic region from Thermoanaerobaculia bacterium encodes:
- a CDS encoding A24 family peptidase encodes MTPLLIPVAAVAGLLVGSFVNVVIHRVPLGRSIVFPGSHCPRCGAPIRAFDNVPVVSWLFLGGKCRTCRGPISPRYPLIELANGFLWLAAARAALSPVDFAAAAIFSSACLALVFIDFDWQILPDAITLPLAAAGLAFSFFSPRLGWKQSLAGIVAGGASLWLVAFVYEKTTGREGMGLGDVKMLGAIGAFTGVAGVITTVLFASLAGSVVGLLLMAVKGGGWKTRLPFGVFLGAAGVAAFWAGTPLWVWYRGLLR; translated from the coding sequence GTGACGCCCCTCCTCATTCCCGTCGCCGCCGTCGCCGGACTCCTCGTCGGGAGCTTCGTCAACGTCGTCATCCACCGCGTCCCGCTCGGCCGCTCGATCGTCTTCCCCGGCTCGCACTGTCCGCGGTGCGGCGCGCCGATCCGGGCCTTCGACAACGTTCCCGTCGTCTCGTGGCTCTTTCTCGGGGGGAAGTGCCGGACCTGCCGCGGGCCGATTTCGCCGCGGTACCCCTTGATCGAGCTCGCGAACGGATTCCTCTGGCTCGCGGCCGCGCGCGCGGCCCTCTCGCCGGTCGATTTTGCGGCGGCGGCGATCTTCTCGTCCGCCTGCCTCGCGCTCGTCTTCATCGACTTCGACTGGCAGATCCTGCCCGACGCGATCACGCTGCCGCTCGCGGCGGCCGGGCTGGCGTTCTCGTTCTTCTCGCCGCGCCTGGGCTGGAAGCAGTCGCTGGCCGGGATCGTCGCCGGGGGAGCGTCGCTCTGGCTCGTCGCGTTCGTGTACGAGAAGACCACAGGGCGCGAAGGAATGGGGCTCGGCGACGTGAAGATGCTCGGCGCGATCGGCGCGTTCACGGGTGTTGCGGGAGTGATCACGACGGTGCTCTTCGCGTCGCTCGCGGGAAGCGTCGTGGGCCTGCTCCTGATGGCCGTGAAGGGAGGCGGCTGGAAGACGCGGCTTCCGTTCGGCGTCTTCCTCGGTGCCGCCGGCGTCGCCGCGTTTTGGGCGGGGACGCCGCTCTGGGTCTGGTACCGCGGACTCTTGAGATGA
- a CDS encoding YfhO family protein produces the protein FDPMRKLLVERKPANTPRPAASVGPSGTLAVGSTTLETPERLVYKVDLSQDLWIYRPQSWDPWWRATIDGKTAPIIRANGVFSAVVVPKGDHRVVWQYRPWPFYVGAAISAIALVTLLFLALAGEPIVMTRRT, from the coding sequence GATTCGACCCGATGCGCAAGCTCCTCGTCGAGAGGAAACCGGCGAACACGCCGCGGCCGGCTGCGAGCGTCGGGCCCTCGGGAACCCTCGCGGTCGGCTCGACGACCCTGGAAACCCCCGAACGGCTCGTATACAAGGTCGACCTATCGCAGGACCTCTGGATTTACCGCCCGCAGTCATGGGATCCCTGGTGGCGGGCGACGATCGACGGGAAGACGGCGCCGATCATCCGGGCCAACGGCGTCTTCTCCGCCGTCGTCGTGCCGAAGGGGGACCACCGCGTCGTCTGGCAGTACCGGCCCTGGCCGTTCTACGTTGGGGCAGCGATCTCGGCAATCGCGCTCGTGACGCTCCTCTTCCTCGCGCTGGCAGGGGAGCCGATCGTGATGACGAGGAGGACGTGA